In Primulina huaijiensis isolate GDHJ02 chromosome 16, ASM1229523v2, whole genome shotgun sequence, a single genomic region encodes these proteins:
- the LOC140960913 gene encoding probable small nuclear ribonucleoprotein G translates to MSRSGQPPDLKKYMDKKLQIKLNANRTVVGTLRGFDQFMNLVIDNTVEVNGDEKTDIGMVVIRGNSVVTVEALEPVARPQ, encoded by the exons ATGAGCAGATCAGGGCAGCCTCCAGATCTCAAGAA GTACATGGACAAGAAGCTACAGA TTAAGCTGAATGCCAATCGTACTGTGGTTGGAACCCTTCGTGGTTTTGATCAGTTCATGAACCTGGTGATAGACAACACTGTCGAAGTTAATGGAGACGAGAAAACCGACATTGGCATGGTG GTCATCAGGGGAAACAGTGTAGTTACAGTCGAAGCTCTCGAGCCCGTTGCCAGGCCACAATGA
- the LOC140960667 gene encoding uncharacterized protein, which produces MAGVLNLTAAPIFSPLLRRRTSNHRMFSVKSSANTSENPLSARTEAGPSSGISVSAPPNFRAPEPKPFSVRPDKVLDILGASLALLFRLTTGVLVTGYSVTVVPSKEIPSDQYALGFAGFKLKETSKVGPRPEMPIEIYEFESCPFCRKVREIVSVLDLDVLYHPCPKNGPNFRPKVAEMGGKKQFPYMVDPNTGISMYESDDIIKYLVGKYGDGKVPFLLSLGLFTTLTEGFAMIGRMGKGSSYTPSKMPPKPLEIWAYEASPFCKVVREVLVELELPHIFHSCARGSPKRQILYQRVGHFQVPYLEDPNTGIQMFESADIIEYLRATYAV; this is translated from the exons ATGGCCGGAGTGTTGAATCTCACAGCCGCACCTATTTTCAGTCCACTGTTACGGCGCAGAACATCGAACCACAGGATGTTTTCTGTAAAATCATCGGCAAATACTTCAGAAAACCCGCTGTCGGCGCGGACGGAGGCAGGGCCCAGTTCCGGAATTTCAGTATCTGCGCCGCCCAACTTTAGGGCTCCGGAGCCCAAGCCATTTTCGGTTCGACCCGATAAGGTTTTGGACATTTTGGGGGCTTCTCTCGCTCTCCTCTTTCGCCTTACGACCGGTGTCCTTGTTACTgg GTACTCAGTGACAGTAGTGCCCAGTAAAGAGATTCCATCCGATCAATATGCCCTAGGATTTGCTG GTTTTAAGTTGAAAGAAACTTCGAAAGTAGGCCCTCGCCCTGAGATGCCAATcgaaatatatgagtttgaaag CTGCCCATTTTGTCGGAAG GTTAGGGAAATTGTTTCAGTTTTAGACCTTGATGTCCTGTATCATCCTTGTCCAAAAAATGGCCCAAATTTCCGTCCCAAGGTTGCAGAGATGGGTGGGAAAAAACAGTTCCCTTACATG GTAGATCCAAACACTGGAATTTCAATGTATGAATCTGATGACATAATTAAATACTTGGTCGGGAAATATG GTGATGGAAAAGTTCCATTTCTGCTCTCTCTCGGTCTATTTACT ACTTTAACAGAAGGGTTTGCAATGATCGGACGTATGGGAAAG GGTTCGTCCTACACTCCATCAAAGATGCCGCCCAAGCCTCTCGAAATATGGGCATACGAG GCTTCACCGTTCTGCAAAGTTGTACGCGAAGTACTCGTTGAGTTAGAACTTCCACACATATTTCATAG TTGTGCGCGTGGCAGCCCGAAAAGACAGATACTCTACCAGAGAGTCGGCCATTTTCAG GTTCCATATTTAGAAGATCCAAACACAGGAATCCAAATGTTTGAGAGTGCAGATATAATCGAATACTTGAGGGCAACATATGCTGTGTGA
- the LOC140961426 gene encoding CAAX prenyl protease 2, which translates to MQLLFQSLLSSLSPVDPVDGNTMVPMERQGYDGVGDDITKSGAVAACTAMAVFYVAILYSPTLILRLPQPTSFKSFMVRRFVCAAVSSIVCLGFCSLILPIRKWNASLLFGVYGIRPDHIWQALIYPISLTSCMYMGSFVRNLFSVLEARNKYLDVGGNPALFCKNFLQRFINQAASIVSSISSWRNYFVAPLTEELVFRACMIPLLLCGGFSTYVVIFLCPTFFSLAHLNHLLEFYVREDYTFLKACSVVGFQLGYTVIFGAYASFLLIRTGHLSAPLIAHIFCNFMGLPAMFSRTSGMVSVAFVVGMLGFLWLLFPLTNPLLYNNITEDCKCWHRYCTWS; encoded by the exons ATGCAACTACTTTTTCAGTCACTCCTCAGTTCATTGTCGCCTGTGGATCCCGTCGACGGCAATACGATGGTGCCAATGGAACGCCAAGGCTACGACGGCGTGGGTGATGACATCACAAAGTCAGGGGCGGTGGCTGCGTGCACCGCGATGGCGGTGTTTTACGTTGCGATTCTCTACTCGCCTACGCTGATTCTCCGATTACCTCAGCCAACCTCTTTCAAATCCTTTATGGTGCGACGTTTCGTATGCGCAGCAGTTTCCTCGATCGTCTGTCTCGGTTTTTGCTCCCTAATCCTCCCT ATAAGGAAGTGGAATGCATCACTTCTATTTGGTGTTTATGGCATCAGGCCGGATCACATC TGGCAAGCTTTGATCTATCCCATTTCACTGACTTCCTGCATGTACATGGGGTCCTTTGTGCGGAATCTTTTTTCAGTACTCGAAGCAAGGAACAAATATTTGGATGTAGGTGGAAATCCAGCACTCTTTTGCAAAAACTTTCTCCAAAGGTTCATCAATCAAGCAGCTTCAATCGTCTCCAGTATTTCATCCTGGCGTAACTATTTCGTG GCACCACTGACGGAAGAACTGGTGTTCAGAGCTTGCATGATTCCTTTGTTACTTTGTGGAGGGTTCAGCACTTATGTTGTCATATTCCTCTGTCCTACTTTTTTCAGTTTAG CTCATTTAAACCACCTTTTGGAGTTCTATGTCCGTGAAGACTATACCTTTCTCAAAGCTTGTTCAGTTGTAG GTTTCCAATTAGGCTACACTGTCATATTTGGGGCTTATGCATCCTTTCTACTTATTCGCACTG GACATTTATCTGCTCCACTGATTGCTCATATATTTTGCAACTTTATGGGCTTGCCTGCAATGTTTTCACGTACATCTG GGATGGTGAGTGTGGCATTTGTAGTGGGAATGCTGGGATTCTTGTGGCTACTTTTCCCATTAACGAATCCccttttgtataacaatataaCAGAGGATTGCAAGTGTTGGCATAGATACTGTACTTGGAGCTAA
- the LOC140961458 gene encoding myb-related protein 2-like isoform X2, which produces MYRQHHNQGKIIQPSSRMSIPAERHLFLHGTNGAGDSGLVLSTDAKPRLKWTPDLHERFIEAVNQLGGAEKATPKSVLKLMGIQGLTLYHLKSHLQKYRLSKNLHGQANIGNNRTGERINEASATHVSTHNTETQTTKNLHLGEAIQMQIEVQRRLHEQLEVQRHLQLRIEAQGKYLQAVLEKAQETLGKQNVGTISLETAKVHLSDLVSKVTTQCLDSVFPGVKELSDSCLQQAQTTQPADCSIESCLTSCDGSVRDQEMYNMPMGLSPIKFRAQKETRENDNELRKPENRWHEDKKESRGFFPRANDNALVLETKSSNLSMSIGCHEGSKWNGGSNYLENRFKAAETNINFFNKNTDNDGLINSHSHKKSPESKLPFFSRKLDLNTGDENDGVSHCKQLDLNGFSWG; this is translated from the exons ATGTACCGCCAACACCACAACCAAGGAAAGATCATTCAACCTTCCTCGAGAATGTCAATTCCGGCTGAAAGGCATTTGTTCCTTCATGGTACAAATGGCGCTGGAGATTCAGGACTTGTGCTTTCAACTGATGCAAAGCCAAGACTTAAATGGACTCCTGACCTCCATGAACGATTCATAGAAGCAGTGAATCAACTAGGTGGAGCAGAAA AAGCTACCCCAAAATCAGTTTTGAAACTGATGGGAATTCAAGGACTAACCTTATACCACTTAAAGAGTCACCTTCAG AAGTATAGGCTCAGTAAAAACCTCCACGGACAAGCTAATATTGGAAATAACAGAACGG GGGAAAGAATAAATGAAGCAAGTGCAACCCATGTGAGCACTCATAACACTGAAACCCAAACGACAAA AAACTTGCATTTAGGCGAAGCAATACAGATGCAGATTGAAGTGCAGCGAAGGTTACATGAACAGCTGGAG GTGCAGCGCCATTTACAGCTCCGGATAGAGGCTCAAGGTAAATATCTGCAAGCCGTGTTAGAGAAAGCACAGGAAACCCTTGGAAAACAGAATGTCGGAACAATAAGTCTGGAAACTGCCAAGGTTCATTTATCTGACTTGGTGTCCAAAGTTACAACACAATGCCTGGATTCCGTATTTCCCGGAGTGAAAGAGTTGTCAGATTCGTGCCTACAGCAAGCACAAACAACTCAGCCAGCAGATTGTTCAATAGAGAGTTGCTTAACCTCGTGTGATGGTTCTGTGAGGGACCAAGAAATGTACAATATGCCAATGGGATTGAGCCCTATAAAATTTAGAGCGCAGAAGGAGACAAGGGAAAATGACAATGAGCTAAGGAAACCTGAAAACAGATGGCACGAAGACAAAAAAGAAAGCAGAGGGTTTTTCCCCAGGGCAAATGACAATGCACTTGTCTTAGAAACCAAGTCCAGCAATTTATCAATGAGCATTGGATGTCACGAAGGAAGCAAATGGAATGGTGGTAGCAACTATTTAGAGAACAGGTTTAAAGCGGCAgaaacaaatattaattttttcaacAAGAATACGGACAATGATGGTTTAATCAACTCACACTCTCACAAGAAATCGCCAGAGTCGAAACTTCCGTTCTTTTCTAGAAAATTGGACCTTAACACTGGTGATGAAAATGATGGTGTCTCACACTGCAAGCAATTGGATTTAAATGGCTTCAGCTGGGGATGA
- the LOC140961458 gene encoding myb-related protein 2-like isoform X1 yields MYRQHHNQGKIIQPSSRMSIPAERHLFLHGTNGAGDSGLVLSTDAKPRLKWTPDLHERFIEAVNQLGGAEKATPKSVLKLMGIQGLTLYHLKSHLQKYRLSKNLHGQANIGNNRTATGERINEASATHVSTHNTETQTTKNLHLGEAIQMQIEVQRRLHEQLEVQRHLQLRIEAQGKYLQAVLEKAQETLGKQNVGTISLETAKVHLSDLVSKVTTQCLDSVFPGVKELSDSCLQQAQTTQPADCSIESCLTSCDGSVRDQEMYNMPMGLSPIKFRAQKETRENDNELRKPENRWHEDKKESRGFFPRANDNALVLETKSSNLSMSIGCHEGSKWNGGSNYLENRFKAAETNINFFNKNTDNDGLINSHSHKKSPESKLPFFSRKLDLNTGDENDGVSHCKQLDLNGFSWG; encoded by the exons ATGTACCGCCAACACCACAACCAAGGAAAGATCATTCAACCTTCCTCGAGAATGTCAATTCCGGCTGAAAGGCATTTGTTCCTTCATGGTACAAATGGCGCTGGAGATTCAGGACTTGTGCTTTCAACTGATGCAAAGCCAAGACTTAAATGGACTCCTGACCTCCATGAACGATTCATAGAAGCAGTGAATCAACTAGGTGGAGCAGAAA AAGCTACCCCAAAATCAGTTTTGAAACTGATGGGAATTCAAGGACTAACCTTATACCACTTAAAGAGTCACCTTCAG AAGTATAGGCTCAGTAAAAACCTCCACGGACAAGCTAATATTGGAAATAACAGAACGG CAACAGGGGAAAGAATAAATGAAGCAAGTGCAACCCATGTGAGCACTCATAACACTGAAACCCAAACGACAAA AAACTTGCATTTAGGCGAAGCAATACAGATGCAGATTGAAGTGCAGCGAAGGTTACATGAACAGCTGGAG GTGCAGCGCCATTTACAGCTCCGGATAGAGGCTCAAGGTAAATATCTGCAAGCCGTGTTAGAGAAAGCACAGGAAACCCTTGGAAAACAGAATGTCGGAACAATAAGTCTGGAAACTGCCAAGGTTCATTTATCTGACTTGGTGTCCAAAGTTACAACACAATGCCTGGATTCCGTATTTCCCGGAGTGAAAGAGTTGTCAGATTCGTGCCTACAGCAAGCACAAACAACTCAGCCAGCAGATTGTTCAATAGAGAGTTGCTTAACCTCGTGTGATGGTTCTGTGAGGGACCAAGAAATGTACAATATGCCAATGGGATTGAGCCCTATAAAATTTAGAGCGCAGAAGGAGACAAGGGAAAATGACAATGAGCTAAGGAAACCTGAAAACAGATGGCACGAAGACAAAAAAGAAAGCAGAGGGTTTTTCCCCAGGGCAAATGACAATGCACTTGTCTTAGAAACCAAGTCCAGCAATTTATCAATGAGCATTGGATGTCACGAAGGAAGCAAATGGAATGGTGGTAGCAACTATTTAGAGAACAGGTTTAAAGCGGCAgaaacaaatattaattttttcaacAAGAATACGGACAATGATGGTTTAATCAACTCACACTCTCACAAGAAATCGCCAGAGTCGAAACTTCCGTTCTTTTCTAGAAAATTGGACCTTAACACTGGTGATGAAAATGATGGTGTCTCACACTGCAAGCAATTGGATTTAAATGGCTTCAGCTGGGGATGA
- the LOC140961770 gene encoding F-box/LRR-repeat protein At1g67190-like encodes MEFLPVEVVGNILSQLGTARDVVIASATCRKWQDAWRNHIHALSFDSSDWPLYHEFSTSRLEILITQTILQTNGLQSLSIIMDDVDEFSAAPVIAWLMYTRETLRHLRYNVRTTPNISILEKCGRQKLEILALSHNSINGVEPSYQKLPCLRSLSLSYVSISALDLSLLLTICPKIESLTLISLDIVMSDLQATMDLSSNSLKDIFVEAISLDKFILEADSLEKLHLKDCTLEVFELVGKGMLRFLKIDDVSVIHLDIGENAENLEVVDVSNFTIMWAKFHHMISRSPKLKKLRLWGVVFDDEDEIVDMETISSCFPLLNHLSLNYDLKEAAAQYGLQGSFVLDNVILLELGWTVISDLFTMWVSGLLEKCPHLKKLVIHGVVSETKTHEECNMLANFTSSIVRLMRKYLHIEVEFEYE; translated from the coding sequence ATGGAGTTTCTTCCGGTTGAGGTCGTTGGTAACATATTATCACAGCTTGGGACTGCTCGGGATGTTGTTATTGCATCTGCGACTTGCCGGAAATGGCAAGACGCTTGGAGGAATCATATCCATGCACTTTCATTTGATTCAAGTGATTGGCCTTTGTATCACGAGTTTTCCACGAGTAGACTTGAGATACTTATTACTCAAACAATTCTCCAAACCAACGGACTGCAGTCTCTTTCGATCATTATGGACGACGTGGATGAATTCTCTGCTGCCCCTGTTATTGCGTGGCTCATGTACACTAGGGAAACATTGCGCCACTTACGATATAATGTAAGGACAACTCCCAACATCAGCATTCTTGAAAAATGTGGTAGACAGAAGCTTGAAATCTTAGCTTTGTCTCATAATTCTATTAACGGAGTTGAACCGAGTTATCAGAAATTGCCTTGCCTGCGATCTCTTTCTCTGAGTTATGTCAGTATATCGGCTTTGGATCTGAGTCTTCTTCTTACCATTTGTCCCAAGATTGAATCTCTGACCTTAATTAGTCTCGATATTGTCATGTCAGATCTGCAAGCAACAATGGACCTGAGTAGTAACTCGTTAAAGGATATTTTTGTTGAGGCGATCAGCTTGGATAAATTTATACTGGAAGCTGATAGCTTAGAGAAGTTGCACTTGAAAGATTGTACGCTAGAAGTTTTCGAGCTTGTTGGCAAGGGGATGTTGAGATTCTTGAAGATTGATGATGTTAGTGTAATTCATCTCGATATTGGTGAGAATGCTGAGAATCTGGAGGTTGTGGATGTGAGCAATTTCACAATCATGTGGGCAAAGTTTCACCACATGATCTCACGGTCACCGAAGTTGAAAAAACTTAGACTTTGGGGTGTTGTATTTGATGACGAGGATGAGATTGTTGATATGGAGACTATTTCTTCATGTTTTCCATTACTGAATCATCTATCCCTGAACTATGATCTTAAAGAGGCGGCGGCGCAGTATGGTTTACAAGGTTCGTTTGTTTTAGATAATGTGATTTTGTTGGAACTTGGGTGGACGGTGATAAGCGACCTTTTTACAATGTGGGTTTCGGGACTTCTTGAAAAGTGCCCTCATCTCAAAAAGTTGGTCATCCATGGGGTCGTATCAGAGACCAAAACCCACGAAGAGTGCAACATGTTAGCCAACTTTACTTCATCTATTGTAAGACTTATGCGGAAATACCTACACATAGAGGTTGAATTTGAATATGAGTAG
- the LOC140961459 gene encoding glucosamine 6-phosphate N-acetyltransferase-like: MQTTNSSVEEDMFQVRKLEIMDKNKGFIELLQQLTVCDSISHEAFIERFHELANCGDEHVICVIEDCNSGMIVATGSVFIEKKFIRNCGKVGHIEDVVVDSVVRGKQLGKRIVDFLSDHARAMGCYKMILDCSVENIPFYEKCGFKKKEIQMVKYYV; encoded by the coding sequence ATGCAAACAACAAACTCCTCGGTAGAAGAAGATATGTTTCAGGTAAGAAAATTAGAGATCATGGACAAAAACAAAGGCTTCATTGAATTACTTCAACAGCTGACAGTTTGTGATTCCATATCCCATGAGGCATTCATAGAACGATTTCATGAACTTGCTAATTGTGGGGATGAACATGTTATATGCGTGATTGAGGACTGTAATTCAGGTATGATTGTTGCCACCGGGAGTGTGTTTATTGAGAAGAAATTCATAAGGAATTGTGGAAAAGTTGGGCATATTGAAGATGTGGTGGTGGATTCTGTTGTTCGAGGTAAGCAATTGGGGAAGAGAATTGTTGATTTCCTCTCTGATCATGCTCGAGCCATGGGTTGTTACAAGATGATTCTTGATTGCAGTGTTGAAAACATACCgttttatgaaaaatgtggtTTCAAGAAGAAAGAAATTCAGATGGTGAAGTATTATGTTTGA
- the LOC140961147 gene encoding replication protein A 14 kDa subunit B-like, translated as MDTSNPAVFVNADLLRMHVGRRVRAAIQVLRSDGGGSVVGKSTDEQQLVIKGHPPHPLTTFVEVIGVADSNQSIKADIWTNFGDDLDTSNYNSVCQLANGDFKHLFI; from the exons ATGGACACTTCAAACCCCGCGGTATTTGTGAACGCTGATCTTTTGCGGATGCACGTCGGGCGGAGGGTGAGGGCGGCGATTCAGGTGCTGAGATCTGATGGCGGCGGCTCAGTTGTCGGGAAATCGACAGATGAACAGCAGCTGGTCATCAAAGGTCATCCCCCTCACCCCCTTACAACTTTCGTTGAGGTAATCGGCGTCGCTGATAGCAACCAGTCGATTAAGGCTGATATATGGACCAACTTCGGTGACGATCTAG ATACAAGCAACTACAACTCCGTATGCCAACTTGCCAATGGAGATTTCAAACATTTGTTTATTTGA